The following DNA comes from Deltaproteobacteria bacterium.
GCTATATCTTTCCCAGGCGCAGCAGTTGCCACAATTCGGTAGGTAGAGCCAAGTTGGCTGCTGTATTGAGCGGCGTAGACATCTTTAGCGATACGGTCATCATAGACGAGCCGTTTGTATAGCCTTGAGGTTTTACCATTGCTGAGAATGAGACTCAGAACATCAAGGTCAGCATCACCGGTTTGTAGAAACGGGGCACTTTGCCAGGTGTAATAAACACGTGGAAGCTGAACGTTATCTTCTAACTCAATGGTTTGGGCCTCAGGCAAAGTTGCCTTGGCAGAAGTAATGGCTGCCGGTGCCGCGCCCTTGGCGATGGGGCCAAAGAATTTTTGGATCCACTCTTTTGTTTGTACGGGATCAAAATCTCCGGAAACAACCAAAGTAGCATTATTCGGCGCGTACCACGCATTGAAGAAACCGCTCACATCATCGAGATTGGCTGCTTCAATTTCTTCATGACTACCGATGGTCAAACGGTGATAGGGGTGATTTTTATCCCACACGGCTTCAGCAATGACTTGGCGTGCCTTTGCGTAGGGTGCAATTTCATAATTTTGCCGACGTTCATTACGGACAACATCACGCTGGTTGTCTAGCTTTGCCTGAGTGAGTGCAGGAAGAAGAAAACCCATTCGGTCAGCCTCCATCCAGAGTGCTCTTTCTAAAACATTGGATGGAACAGTTTCGTAATAGTTGGTTCTATCGGTATTCGTCGTTCCGTTGATGCGCGCTCCAAAGGGCTGGAGCGGTGCAAAGTATTCGCCATCGGCATGCTGGGACCCGTTGAACATCAAATGTTCGAATAGGTGAGCAAAACCGCTGCGGCCCTGGGGCTCGTCCTTGGATCCTACATGATACCAGATCTCGACGTGGGCCAGCGGTGTAGCTGAGTCTCGATGCAGGACAACCTGCAAACCATTGTCGAGTTTGTATTCCTCGATGGGAATATGCAGTGTGGGAACCGTAGGGGTCATGCAGCCTGAAGCCATAACCATGAGAACTCCAATCATACCAAGTGTACGCATAGATCTTTCCTGTTTCAGCAGCACCTGAGCGCCAGATGATGATACCGGCAACTTAGGCAAATACCGGGGCGAGGGCCACCCCTGAAGCATGGAAATTGATAGGTTGAAGCCACTTGGTGTGCAGAGTACCATACTGCCAACCTCGTGAATTGGAGATAAACGTGAACTTCAATGGGATCTTCGTCGGTGCCGTGATTCTAGCTATGAGCTGTGAAGCTTCAGCACAAGTGGCTGATAATGCAGCAGCTGCAGAAGCCACATCGAGCCCTGGCAGCGTTGCTGAACCTTATAATTTTAAAGACCCTGGGGTGTTTGCCAGAGTCTTGGCGGAGCGCGGCATTGAGTTTGTTAGTAAATATGATTTCAAGGGATGCCTGGCCCGGGATAAACAAGATAATTGCCTGCCCACTGGATACATCGATGCCGTTGAAAAGGGCGAGCCATGGGAGTCTGCTTGGAAAGCAGAGTTGGCGATACGCAACCAAGATTTGATGGGTGCTGACAAATTACTTCGCAAACTGCGTAAAAGGTATCCAAACAATTCGAAGATCAGATGGTTGATGGCTAAGAGTATTTTCTTCCGCACAGAGGTGATGGACAAGGATGCTAAGAAGGTCAAAGGCAAGCTCCTGGCTGAGGGTGTTCAATGGGCCAAGGAATGCGTAGATATGGCTCCTAAGGATATAAACTGCCTTTTGCATTATGGGACACTCGTCGGCCGGTCATCTACGAACGAAGGTATCTTCAATACGCTTAGTAAGGGCGCGGTCGTGGAGGGTGCTTGGTTGGGAGCAGTGAGCACCGGAGAGCATTATAGATTCCCGTCCGCAAACACCTCTCTGGGAGCAACTTATTACGGCCTTGGGATCTATTATCGGTTGGTACCCGATAGCTGGTGGCTTGATTTATTTTTCGGAATTCGTGGAGATATCGAGCGGGCGATTAAATATTTGGAGCGGGCGCTGGGTACAAAGGCTGATCAGGTCGAACTCTATACTGAGCTTGCTGCTGCGAATTTTTGTAAATACACCCGCGAGGATTCTGAGACTGCTAAAGAAGCTGCCCACCGCTGGATTTCAAGATGTGAAAAACTTAAGGCCAAAGACCCTTTAAATGAGATCAGTAAACGCCATTGCTCTATGCTTAAAACCGATCCAGATTTGGGGTGTGGCTACAGCCGCGATGGTCAGCAGGAAACCGATATCGAGAACGCTAAGAAAAATAACCCAACGAAGAAGTGATCGTTAAGATCCATCAGAAGCTCGCGGTGTAGGCAAGTGTAGGACATTTTTGTCTTGCCAAATGGTTTACATGTCTTGTAAGAGCATTTTCGTGGGTTCAGCCGGCCTCGGTCCCCAAGCGTGTTTTGTTTATAGGCTCATCCGAGCCGCCGCTAATGCTGTCAGAACTAAGTTTTTTACTGCGAAGTCGCATTGTTGCGTCTGCAGTATGGAGTGAAGTGATGCTAGTACCAGCAAGAGATAGATCCGTCCAAGTAACTAAAATTAAAACGTTTTTTGCCATTTTATGCACCATTGCCTTGGTGGCATGTGGCGCTGAGACCACGGGCATTCAAGCAAGTACCCAAGAAGGTCAGACCAGCTTTGTTGAATTAAGCCACTTAGATGGCGTGACTCCGCTTCGGACCGTGACGCTTACGCTTGAGCCCGGTCGTACCAAGCGGTACCGCATTAAGGCTGAGCATTTCGAGGCTCATTTGACTCAAACGGGTGCAGTTCCAGCTCGGCTTTCGGCCAAGCACTACGCCATCGATATATATGGGGAAACGAGTACGACGGCGTGGGTTCGTGCCGAATCTGACGATGTACAGCTGCGTAACTGGACTTTACGGGTTCAGAACTTAGGCAGCGAAACACTACACGCCACCGTTTCCGCGTATCATTTAGACGACTTAGTCGTGATTGAAGAAGAAGCACCGTCTACTCGGGAGACTGAAGTCATTTTCAGCCCCATGCCTTATTACCAGAGTCACCTGCATCGCATCATGGAGCGCATGGCTGAGGCCGAGCATTCTATCGATGTTGCGATGTACAGCATGAGTGACACATCCATTCGTAATGCCTTAGGCGAAGCTGTCGAGCGCGGCTTATCGGTACGAGTGATTTTCGACCCAGCATCGTCTGAGCGAAAAAATCCCGAAGGTACTCGCTCAGCACACCTAGAGTCGATGGGTATTGATGTGCGTTACGTTAATAAAATCATGCACCATAAATTCGCATTGATTGATGGTGTGCAGGATGAGGGCGGCGACGCAGCTTCAACGACAGTCATCACAGGAAGTGGCAACTGGTCTTATGGCGGTGCAAGTAAGTACGATGAAAATACTGTGATGGTCCGCGGCGATGCCGAACTGGCCACAACATTTCAAAGTGAGTTTAACCACATGTGGGCCAACTCACGCGACTTTGAATACAATTTAGACCTGTCCTACTTTGAGACCTTGTATGTAGAGCGACCAGATTTGGAGCAAGTGGATGGTCTGGATGTCGCGTTTACATCGGATAACTTCACCACTTATGTGTCATCGCGTTACGGGGCCACTTTTCGTGCACGAACTGGCTACAATACAGTGGCCGATCGAATCGTCAGTCTGATCAATGAGGCACAAGAATCTATATGGATCGCATCAGGACATATGAGAAGTCGTCCTATTGCAGACGCGCTCAAAGCGAAGCGAATCAGTCACCCTGAATTAGACATTCGCGTTTACCTCGATGGACAGGAGTATGTCAGTGGCTGGAAGCAGGGCGATCAGGTTCGAAAGCTTCAGGAATGCTTAGAGGCGGCTGGCGGACGCGCAAATAAAGAGCAGAAGTGCTACGACGTAGGCTATTACTTTGGATACGAACTCGGTGATTCCGGCATGGATGTTCGCTATAAATTTTATGCTTTTCGCTGGAACTACGGTTACGCGGTTCAAATGCACCACAAGTACATCATCGTGGATGGAAGCAAGGTTGCAAGCGGTAGCTACAATTACTCGGACAATGCCGAACATAATACTCTTGAGAACGTAGTGTTCTATTCTGCGAATCGCTACCCGCAAGTTGTAAACGCATTTGTTGAGAATTTCCAGTCCATTTGGAACACCGGCGATGGGTTACTCGAAGAGTTGATTAATGTGGTTCAAACCGATGATACATTTCCAATCGTTTTCGATTCGATGGCACTGAGCTGGACAGACGTTACACGGCTGAAAAATGTCATTCGCGAGAATTGTCCTGAAATCTACAGCGACGAGTTTCGAAACAATGCAACTGAGCATCTAACTTGCACCCGTCCTTAGACGCGGGTGACTAAACTAATAATAATATCTAATATTTAATAAAGAGTTCCTCTTCGGGCCGGGGTCACTGCTTGCTGCATTAAGTGACTCCGGCCAATACTCCCCACGAGCATACGGGTCCCCCAAGATTCGGAAGAATCCAAGCAGATTCAAATTGTTTGGGGGAATCAATAGAGACTTAAAGCTAGGATGAGCTTAGAAACGTGAAAGCAAGATTTAGCTTTCCGCAGTGATGTCCGAAGTTTTGAGCGCCTTGATCACCAGATTCAAAAAGTCGGCTTCGGTGATAAGACCTTGAAGTTCTTCATCTTCAACAACAGGCAAACAGCCAATTTTACGCTCAGCCATAATCGTAGCTGCTTCCAGCGCAGAAGTGGTTGGCTTCACGGTCATAACCTGTCGAGTCATGATTTGAGCGACCGGGATGTGGCTATTGATGTCTTTGCTCTCTTCAGCTGTAAGCTCAGTGAGTGAGCTGACCTGAGCGCGCAGTAGATCACGATGCGTGACGAGCCCGACGAGTCGATTGTTGTTTACCACAGGGAGGTGGCGAATTCTGGCCAGCTTCATGATCTCGTCAGCGAGATCCAGTGATTCATGTTCTGCAAGGGTAACGAGCTCTGAGCTCATCAAATCGCCGACAACCACTTCCATAGAAGTACTCCTCATTTGGGTTTCGCTCCGTCTAATAGAAGCGCACCGAGATGGGAACATCTAAAATGCTCGAAAGCGGCTCTAAGATCGGTTTTTTGCCTTCAAAGTAGGTCGATTTGGCTTGGAACCCGTCCAAAGTACCGGAATCCAGCCCAAGAGTGGGATGAGGAACACAAGTGAGAAGCGCGTTTGAACGAAGCTCTTCAAAATACAGAAGAATCCGGGCTTGAGCTTGGCCTCGTGGCCCGGGTTTTTGTAGTAGGCCCGTTCGTGGGCGTGGAATAAAGAGGGCCAGAGTGGGGGAGAAATCCGCCAGATGAGCGATGGTTTCCTGAGGATTTTACCGATTAGCTCTTTGATTTTATAGGGCTTTTTACCATACTGGCCCACGGCTTGGTTGAGGTCTTCTTGCATCAGGTCACGCACTTTGTCGGCAATGGCTCGAAATTCATCCAGTGAAATCTCTTCGAAGGGTTTGCTAACCCATTCGTAGGGCTTGATGCGTCGACCAATGACGTAGGTGAGCTTTGCTGGAAACCCGAAGTAAAACATCCACGGAAACAAGAGCAGTGGAAGCAAAATAGGCCCGAGCGGTAGAAATGGAATACTGAGCTTATTCATCAGCCGGTTCACGGCATGAGATGTGTAAGTCCATGGATTGACGTATTCAGCGTTCACGGTGGATATCGGGATAATATCGGTTTGATGCTTAATGGCCATTCGTACGAATGATGATGAAAAGCGCTGAAGGTCGTACCGGTTGTTGAATCCTTTGGCCATACCCGGAACGCCTTCTGGGTAAATCAGGACGTCTGACTCCCCCGAGGCCATCATGGTCTCAAAGTTGTCTGTTGTAGCGTCCACGCAACCGCAGCGTTTCCAAAAATTGGGCAGTAAATAGGGTGCAGTTAGCCGCGTGTAGCTCAGCATGGGTGCAG
Coding sequences within:
- a CDS encoding CBS domain-containing protein → MEVVVGDLMSSELVTLAEHESLDLADEIMKLARIRHLPVVNNNRLVGLVTHRDLLRAQVSSLTELTAEESKDINSHIPVAQIMTRQVMTVKPTTSALEAATIMAERKIGCLPVVEDEELQGLITEADFLNLVIKALKTSDITAES
- a CDS encoding insulinase family protein, whose amino-acid sequence is MRTLGMIGVLMVMASGCMTPTVPTLHIPIEEYKLDNGLQVVLHRDSATPLAHVEIWYHVGSKDEPQGRSGFAHLFEHLMFNGSQHADGEYFAPLQPFGARINGTTNTDRTNYYETVPSNVLERALWMEADRMGFLLPALTQAKLDNQRDVVRNERRQNYEIAPYAKARQVIAEAVWDKNHPYHRLTIGSHEEIEAANLDDVSGFFNAWYAPNNATLVVSGDFDPVQTKEWIQKFFGPIAKGAAPAAITSAKATLPEAQTIELEDNVQLPRVYYTWQSAPFLQTGDADLDVLSLILSNGKTSRLYKRLVYDDRIAKDVYAAQYSSQLGSTYRIVATAAPGKDIADVQKAIDEEVAILLRDGPTDEEVERAKNAWKKSFFQSIESVAGKAGMLHRYNHYLGKTDWVADDLKRYMNITKESVSKWARTTIVAKHRVTVIVKPQQAAKEASAAKAGAAK